In one Bacillus sp. PK3_68 genomic region, the following are encoded:
- the lpdA gene encoding dihydrolipoyl dehydrogenase, translated as MVVGEISQERDLIIIGGGPGGYSAAIRAAQLGLPVTLIEQADLGGVCLNKGCIPSKVFTYAAKKQAETAHMKELGLPTGDGTFDLEKLVSYKSKVTEQLRKGVEALCKANKVEVLKGKAGLIAEDRVGVENGHQFDIYVFKQAIIATGSTPVLPQGLRKNSERILLSHEMFDLQELPEHLIVYGNDYISLEVATSFHALGAKVTILLEQAAAFPFDESITKELNRLLKKKKIKAIKEAVIQSAEETEDGVRVMFTAGGKEEEVTGSHLFVDGSRQPNVQDLGINRFGVEQTSEGFVKVNGNMQSSVPSIYAIGDVTEGPLLAVKAIKQGKAAVEAIAGGKPEVDLTFLPTIVHSVPPIASAGLTEQQARELGIDIRVGQFALGGNGYAMITGKKDGFVKVISDASNEIVLGIHMIGEGAVELSSTFVQLLEMAAKEEDVKFPAYAHPSFNEGLLEAAEGLIGQAIHMVPKK; from the coding sequence ATGGTTGTTGGGGAAATCAGTCAGGAAAGAGATCTTATTATTATCGGCGGCGGCCCGGGCGGCTATAGTGCAGCGATCCGGGCTGCACAGCTCGGCTTGCCAGTGACATTAATTGAGCAAGCTGATCTCGGCGGTGTTTGCTTAAATAAAGGGTGCATCCCTTCTAAGGTATTTACATATGCTGCGAAAAAGCAGGCGGAAACGGCTCATATGAAAGAGCTTGGACTCCCGACAGGAGACGGCACGTTTGATTTAGAAAAGCTGGTCTCTTACAAGTCGAAAGTGACTGAACAATTGAGAAAAGGTGTGGAAGCTCTTTGTAAAGCCAATAAGGTTGAAGTGCTAAAAGGAAAAGCAGGTTTGATTGCAGAAGACCGTGTCGGTGTCGAAAATGGCCACCAGTTTGATATTTATGTGTTCAAACAAGCGATTATCGCCACAGGAAGTACGCCAGTTTTACCCCAAGGTCTACGAAAAAATAGCGAGCGCATTTTGCTTTCTCATGAAATGTTTGATTTACAAGAGCTGCCTGAGCATTTGATCGTCTATGGCAACGACTATATTTCTTTAGAAGTAGCGACGAGTTTTCACGCTTTAGGAGCTAAGGTGACCATCCTTTTGGAACAGGCAGCTGCTTTTCCATTTGATGAGTCCATCACTAAAGAATTGAACCGATTGTTGAAGAAAAAGAAAATCAAAGCGATCAAAGAAGCAGTGATTCAGTCGGCAGAAGAAACAGAAGACGGCGTACGCGTAATGTTTACTGCCGGCGGAAAAGAAGAAGAAGTAACAGGCTCTCATTTATTTGTGGACGGCAGCCGCCAGCCAAACGTTCAGGACTTAGGGATCAACCGCTTTGGTGTTGAGCAAACGTCTGAAGGATTTGTGAAGGTGAATGGAAACATGCAGTCTTCGGTTCCTTCCATCTATGCGATTGGCGACGTTACTGAGGGGCCGCTTTTAGCGGTGAAAGCGATCAAGCAAGGAAAGGCGGCAGTGGAAGCAATTGCTGGCGGCAAGCCGGAAGTCGATTTGACGTTTCTTCCAACAATCGTTCATTCCGTTCCGCCGATTGCCTCAGCTGGCTTAACTGAACAGCAGGCACGTGAACTCGGAATAGATATTCGTGTGGGCCAGTTTGCCCTTGGTGGCAATGGCTATGCAATGATTACTGGCAAAAAAGATGGCTTTGTTAAGGTGATTTCTGATGCTTCTAATGAAATCGTCCTTGGAATTCACATGATCGGCGAAGGAGCAGTTGAGCTATCCAGCACGTTTGTCCAATTGCTTGAAATGGCTGCCAAAGAGGAAGATGTGAAATTTCCGGCCTACGCGCACCCAAGCTTCAATGAAGGGTTGCTTGAAGCGGCTGAAGGCCTTATTGGCCAGGCGATTCACATGGTGCCAAAAAAATAA
- a CDS encoding dihydrolipoamide acetyltransferase family protein encodes MLEVKLHDIGEGMTEGEILHYLVKPGDRVTADQPLVEVQTDKMVAELPSPGAGTVKEIVIDTGTTVQVGTTLLYIEGEGSPAAAAEAKPAEKAETQAEKKQEKKTFIASFNRVLATPYTRKIARDHNINIEDVTPSDPSGRVTEEDVYRFIKGEQQPQQEAASPSEPPVSAQQTTPDEIPFRGMRKQIAKKMTKSLFTIPHVTHFDEVNMTNLLKLREELKAAGVSVSVPAFFVKALVIALKDFPVFNAELDEENEKILLKKNYHIGMAVDTKDGLIVPVVHDADKKSIKTIHDDIKRLNEKARDGKLAPADIQNSTFTVSNVGPLGSIGATPIINYPETALIAFHKTKKVPIVNEKDEIVIGHMMTLSMSFDHRVADGATAVAFTNRFASLIEQPNKLMLEMI; translated from the coding sequence GTGTTAGAGGTGAAACTTCATGATATTGGAGAAGGGATGACAGAAGGCGAAATTCTTCATTATCTTGTCAAACCAGGAGATCGGGTAACGGCTGACCAGCCGCTTGTTGAAGTGCAGACTGATAAGATGGTGGCGGAATTGCCGTCGCCGGGGGCCGGTACAGTGAAAGAAATCGTTATTGATACAGGAACAACGGTCCAGGTTGGCACGACGCTACTTTATATTGAAGGAGAGGGCAGCCCGGCAGCTGCTGCTGAAGCAAAGCCAGCAGAAAAAGCAGAAACGCAGGCTGAAAAGAAGCAAGAGAAAAAGACATTTATTGCTTCTTTTAACCGTGTACTAGCCACTCCTTATACACGTAAAATTGCTCGCGATCACAATATTAATATTGAGGATGTGACACCATCTGATCCGTCGGGCCGGGTAACAGAGGAAGATGTATACCGGTTCATAAAAGGGGAACAGCAGCCACAGCAAGAAGCCGCTTCGCCAAGTGAACCACCTGTCTCCGCACAACAAACAACGCCTGATGAAATTCCATTCCGGGGCATGCGCAAGCAAATTGCGAAAAAGATGACAAAATCACTTTTCACTATTCCGCACGTCACGCACTTCGATGAAGTGAATATGACAAACCTGCTTAAGCTGCGCGAGGAATTAAAAGCGGCAGGTGTGTCGGTATCGGTCCCCGCATTTTTCGTAAAAGCCCTAGTGATCGCTTTAAAAGACTTTCCGGTATTCAATGCAGAACTTGATGAAGAAAATGAAAAGATTTTGTTGAAGAAAAACTATCACATCGGTATGGCTGTAGATACAAAAGATGGCTTAATTGTTCCAGTTGTTCACGATGCCGATAAAAAATCAATCAAAACGATTCATGATGATATTAAGCGCTTGAATGAGAAAGCACGAGACGGAAAATTAGCACCGGCTGACATTCAAAATAGCACATTTACTGTCAGCAATGTTGGACCGCTCGGCAGTATCGGTGCGACGCCGATTATCAACTATCCAGAAACAGCATTAATTGCTTTCCATAAGACGAAAAAAGTACCGATTGTGAACGAAAAGGATGAAATCGTGATTGGTCACATGATGACACTATCCATGTCATTTGACCATCGCGTCGCTGATGGAGCAACCGCTGTTGCGTTCACGAACCGGTTTGCCAGCTTAATTGAGCAGCCGAACAAATTGATGCTGGAGATGATATAA
- a CDS encoding alpha-ketoacid dehydrogenase subunit beta, translated as MEMEVRDIPQKKETTQFLTIVQAVNDGMKTLLETDDSVMILGEDIGKNGGVFRATEGLQEKFGADRVIDTPLAEAGIIGTSIGLAVNGFKPIAEIQFLGFIYPAYEQIMTHVSRIRMRTMGHFTVPMVIRAPYGAGIRSPEIHSDSTETLFTHMPGIKVVCPSTPYDAKGLLIAAMEDPDPVLMLEPMKSYRAKREEVPTGKYTVEIGKGKKVKEGTDVTLIAWGAMMTVVEKAAEQAEKKGISCEIIDLRTLYPIDSDIIAESVQKTGRAVIVHEAHSTGGLGNDIASIINDTSFLYLRAPIERVTGFDVPVPFFALEEDFLPTPARVLEGIEKVVHF; from the coding sequence ATGGAAATGGAAGTAAGAGACATACCGCAAAAGAAAGAGACTACTCAGTTTTTGACCATCGTGCAGGCTGTAAATGATGGCATGAAAACATTGCTTGAAACAGATGACAGCGTCATGATTCTTGGGGAAGATATCGGAAAAAACGGCGGAGTATTCCGGGCGACAGAAGGACTTCAGGAAAAATTCGGTGCTGATCGTGTGATTGATACACCGCTGGCAGAAGCGGGTATTATCGGAACGTCCATCGGTCTCGCGGTAAATGGATTTAAACCAATTGCTGAAATTCAGTTTCTCGGCTTTATTTATCCGGCTTACGAACAAATTATGACACATGTATCCCGGATTCGAATGAGAACGATGGGCCACTTTACTGTGCCAATGGTCATTCGTGCGCCATATGGAGCCGGCATCCGCTCGCCGGAGATCCATTCCGATAGCACAGAAACACTGTTTACCCATATGCCGGGAATTAAAGTTGTTTGTCCGTCCACTCCATACGATGCAAAAGGATTGCTCATCGCAGCGATGGAAGATCCGGACCCTGTGCTCATGCTGGAGCCGATGAAGAGCTATCGTGCTAAGAGGGAAGAAGTGCCGACTGGCAAATACACAGTTGAAATCGGCAAAGGGAAAAAGGTAAAAGAAGGAACAGATGTAACATTAATTGCTTGGGGAGCGATGATGACAGTCGTTGAAAAAGCAGCTGAACAAGCAGAGAAAAAAGGCATCAGCTGTGAAATCATTGATTTGCGTACACTCTATCCAATCGACAGTGACATTATTGCCGAGTCTGTACAAAAAACAGGCAGGGCCGTGATCGTACATGAAGCTCACTCAACAGGCGGACTGGGCAATGACATTGCTTCCATTATTAATGATACCTCTTTCTTATATCTACGGGCACCGATTGAGCGTGTTACCGGCTTTGATGTGCCTGTTCCATTCTTCGCTCTTGAAGAGGATTTTCTTCCAACGCCGGCACGTGTCTTGGAAGGTATTGAAAAAGTTGTTCATTTTTAA
- the pdhA gene encoding pyruvate dehydrogenase (acetyl-transferring) E1 component subunit alpha, with product METQYPIKRIIDDEGNLVDASYQEQLDEQLVKQLYYHMYRIRTFDRKAISLQRQGRLGTYAPFEGQEASQVGSALALGEDDWMFPTYRDHGAKLTFGADMAKTYLYWNGRVEGCVPPEGKNIFPPAVPIATQLPHATGAAWAEKRKGTKNAAIAYFGDGATSEGDFHEGLNFASVFKVPVIFFNQNNRYAISVPIEKQMNSETIAQKAVAYGMPGVRIDGNDCFSVYFEVKKALDHARSGNGPTLIEAVTWRTGAHTTADDPTKYRPEDQGKHIVEPLLRMERFMKNHGYWDEAWIAEIDEKIKAEVEAAVEAMESYPKANVEDLFDHVYAEMPAQLADQKESYLAHLRRG from the coding sequence ATGGAGACTCAATATCCAATCAAAAGAATCATTGATGATGAAGGAAATTTGGTAGATGCTTCTTATCAGGAGCAACTGGATGAGCAGCTCGTAAAGCAGCTTTATTACCATATGTATAGAATTAGAACGTTTGATAGAAAAGCGATTAGCTTACAGCGTCAGGGGCGCCTCGGCACTTATGCACCATTTGAAGGACAGGAAGCTTCTCAGGTTGGCAGTGCGCTGGCACTTGGCGAAGACGACTGGATGTTTCCAACTTATCGTGACCATGGAGCAAAGCTTACTTTTGGCGCTGATATGGCTAAAACTTATCTTTATTGGAATGGACGGGTAGAAGGCTGCGTGCCGCCGGAAGGAAAAAACATTTTTCCACCGGCTGTACCGATTGCGACACAGCTGCCGCATGCAACAGGCGCGGCTTGGGCTGAAAAGCGCAAAGGAACGAAAAATGCAGCTATCGCCTACTTTGGTGACGGAGCTACGTCAGAGGGAGATTTCCATGAAGGGCTGAATTTTGCCAGCGTCTTTAAAGTGCCGGTTATCTTTTTTAACCAAAACAACCGTTATGCGATCTCTGTGCCAATTGAAAAGCAGATGAATTCCGAAACGATCGCTCAAAAAGCCGTCGCATATGGAATGCCAGGGGTGCGCATTGATGGCAATGACTGTTTCTCTGTTTACTTTGAAGTGAAGAAGGCACTCGATCATGCCCGCAGCGGCAACGGCCCGACATTAATTGAAGCGGTAACTTGGCGCACAGGCGCGCACACCACGGCTGATGACCCGACAAAATACCGTCCGGAAGACCAGGGCAAGCATATCGTAGAACCGCTCTTACGCATGGAGCGCTTCATGAAAAATCACGGTTACTGGGATGAAGCGTGGATCGCTGAAATAGACGAAAAGATTAAAGCAGAAGTAGAAGCGGCTGTTGAAGCAATGGAGAGTTATCCGAAGGCCAATGTCGAAGATTTGTTTGATCATGTATATGCGGAAATGCCAGCTCAGCTCGCTGACCAGAAAGAATCCTATCTCGCGCATTTGAGGAGGGGGTAA
- a CDS encoding amino acid dehydrogenase, translating into MSLVKKTSITEDFTLFDKMSEHEQVVFCNDPATGLKAIIAIHDTTLGPALGGCRMQPYNSVEDALEDALRLSKGMSYKCAASDVDFGGGKAVIIGDPQKDKSPELFRAFGQFVDSLGGRFYTGTDMGTNMEDFIHAMKETNCIVGVPEAYGGGGDSSIPTAMGVLYGIKATNKMLFGKDDLGGITYAIQGLGKVGYKVAEGLLEEGADLFVTDINEQSLQAIQEKAKSTPGSVTVVASDDIYSQEADVFVPCAFGGVVNDETMKQFKVKAIAGSANNQLLTEDHGRQLADKGILYAPDYIINSGGLIQVADELYGVNKERVLAKTKHIYDAILEVYQQAELDRVTTMEAANRMCEQRMAARGRRNSFFTSSVKPKWDIRN; encoded by the coding sequence ATGAGTCTAGTAAAAAAAACCTCCATTACAGAAGATTTCACACTTTTTGACAAAATGTCTGAGCACGAACAAGTTGTTTTCTGCAACGACCCGGCAACAGGGTTAAAGGCCATTATCGCGATTCACGACACGACACTCGGGCCGGCGCTTGGCGGTTGCCGCATGCAGCCGTACAACAGTGTAGAGGATGCTCTGGAAGATGCTCTTCGTCTCTCCAAAGGAATGAGTTATAAATGTGCGGCTTCTGATGTAGATTTCGGCGGAGGAAAAGCAGTGATTATCGGCGATCCGCAAAAGGATAAATCCCCTGAATTATTCCGGGCTTTTGGACAGTTCGTCGATTCTCTTGGCGGCCGCTTTTACACAGGAACGGATATGGGAACGAACATGGAGGACTTCATTCACGCGATGAAAGAAACCAATTGCATCGTCGGTGTGCCGGAAGCTTATGGCGGTGGCGGCGATTCTTCGATTCCAACGGCGATGGGTGTTCTGTACGGAATTAAAGCAACGAACAAAATGCTGTTTGGCAAAGATGATCTCGGTGGCATTACTTATGCCATTCAAGGGCTTGGCAAAGTGGGCTACAAAGTAGCAGAAGGCTTGCTGGAGGAAGGGGCTGATTTGTTTGTGACAGACATTAACGAACAAAGCCTGCAGGCGATCCAGGAAAAAGCAAAATCAACACCGGGTTCTGTCACTGTAGTAGCCAGCGATGACATTTACTCTCAGGAAGCGGATGTGTTTGTTCCTTGTGCTTTTGGTGGAGTCGTCAATGATGAAACGATGAAGCAGTTCAAAGTGAAAGCCATCGCTGGTTCAGCTAACAATCAATTGCTGACGGAAGATCATGGCAGACAGCTTGCAGACAAAGGGATCCTTTACGCTCCAGACTACATCATTAACTCCGGCGGTCTTATTCAAGTAGCAGATGAATTATACGGGGTGAATAAAGAGCGTGTACTTGCTAAAACGAAGCACATTTATGATGCCATTCTAGAAGTATATCAGCAAGCTGAACTGGATCGGGTAACAACAATGGAAGCCGCCAACAGAATGTGTGAGCAGAGAATGGCAGCAAGAGGCAGACGAAACAGCTTTTTCACTTCTTCTGTTAAGCCAAAATGGGATATTCGCAACTAA
- a CDS encoding Lrp/AsnC family transcriptional regulator, which translates to MDETDIQLLKILQEDGRITLSDLSKKLSLSRPSVAERFTRLMEKGVIDKISARVSPNAVGRNILLFIQVSEVRVPYDEFEQMTLEHPDIIECHRLTGTVNYLLKAAVNDMEHLNKLIDYLIRYGIIHTSIVLKSPVPEKIILPSDDEQEWP; encoded by the coding sequence ATGGATGAGACAGATATTCAACTTTTGAAAATTCTTCAAGAGGACGGAAGAATTACATTAAGCGATCTATCGAAGAAGTTATCCCTTAGTCGGCCAAGCGTAGCCGAACGATTTACGAGGCTAATGGAAAAAGGGGTGATAGACAAGATAAGCGCAAGAGTATCTCCCAATGCTGTCGGCCGCAACATTCTTTTATTTATCCAGGTGAGTGAGGTAAGAGTTCCTTATGATGAATTTGAACAAATGACGCTTGAACACCCGGATATTATCGAGTGTCACCGTTTGACCGGCACAGTCAATTACTTATTAAAAGCAGCGGTCAACGATATGGAGCATTTGAATAAGCTGATTGATTATTTAATCCGATACGGCATTATTCATACGTCCATCGTACTGAAGTCCCCGGTTCCTGAAAAGATTATTTTGCCCTCGGACGACGAACAGGAATGGCCGTAA
- a CDS encoding sodium-dependent transporter — translation MEQKEQWSSKLGFILAAAGSAIGLGAIWKFPYVAGTSGGGIFLLIFILFTLLVGLPLLIGEFIVGRSTQKDAIESYKELAPNSSWHFIGRLGIFTCFVLLSFYSVVGGWILIYIFKGLTGDLSGLTEAQYGSLFGETISSPFLAVFAQFLFMVITIYVVSKGVTAGIEKASQFMMPALFILFLLIIIRSVTLDGSMEGIEFFLKPDLSKITSETILFAMGQSFFALSVGVSVMVTYSSYLSKKESIPQSAISIVVLNLLVAILAGLAIFPAVFSFGLKPDAGPVLLFNVLPTVFNQIPFGVVFLIAFLVLFLFATLTSAFSMLEIIVAVLAKGNDSKRMKFSWIIGMLIFIVGVPSALSFGVWSDVLIFNKSIFDAADFLVSNLLMPLGALLIAIFVPLKIPKQRLLEEISSGSSIGKKIFSAWFLLIKYLAPIAIIIVYLDVLGII, via the coding sequence ATGGAACAAAAAGAACAATGGTCGTCTAAGCTAGGGTTCATTTTGGCAGCCGCAGGTTCAGCTATTGGGCTTGGTGCCATCTGGAAATTCCCTTATGTAGCTGGAACGAGTGGGGGAGGAATTTTTCTTTTAATTTTTATCCTCTTTACGCTTCTTGTCGGACTGCCGCTTTTAATCGGGGAATTTATTGTCGGCAGAAGTACGCAAAAAGATGCAATTGAATCATATAAGGAGCTGGCGCCGAATTCGTCCTGGCATTTTATTGGCAGACTCGGCATCTTCACATGCTTCGTTTTATTATCGTTTTATAGCGTGGTAGGCGGCTGGATATTAATTTATATTTTTAAAGGATTGACTGGAGATTTAAGTGGATTGACAGAAGCCCAGTATGGTTCTTTATTTGGAGAAACGATTTCCAGTCCATTCTTGGCTGTCTTTGCTCAGTTTCTCTTTATGGTCATTACCATTTATGTTGTCTCTAAAGGAGTAACAGCAGGAATTGAAAAGGCCAGCCAGTTTATGATGCCTGCTTTATTTATTTTATTCTTGCTTATCATTATACGCTCTGTCACACTAGACGGATCGATGGAAGGCATTGAGTTTTTCTTGAAGCCTGATCTATCAAAGATTACATCGGAAACGATTTTGTTTGCGATGGGACAGTCTTTCTTTGCGCTAAGTGTTGGGGTATCAGTCATGGTCACATACAGCTCCTACTTATCTAAAAAAGAAAGCATCCCGCAGTCGGCTATTTCCATTGTTGTATTGAACCTGCTCGTCGCTATTTTAGCGGGACTGGCTATTTTCCCAGCTGTTTTCTCATTCGGATTAAAGCCGGATGCAGGTCCAGTTTTACTGTTTAACGTATTGCCGACGGTCTTTAACCAAATTCCATTTGGCGTAGTCTTTCTAATTGCCTTTTTAGTTCTATTTTTATTTGCAACATTAACATCAGCCTTTTCCATGCTGGAAATTATCGTCGCTGTGTTGGCAAAAGGGAATGACAGCAAGCGTATGAAATTTTCTTGGATTATTGGAATGCTTATTTTTATCGTCGGTGTTCCGTCCGCTTTGTCTTTTGGCGTGTGGAGTGATGTATTAATTTTTAATAAATCAATTTTTGATGCAGCCGACTTTCTCGTCAGCAACTTGCTAATGCCGCTCGGCGCTTTGTTAATTGCTATTTTTGTTCCGTTAAAGATTCCGAAGCAAAGATTGTTGGAAGAGATTTCTTCGGGGTCATCTATCGGAAAGAAGATTTTCTCAGCTTGGTTCTTATTAATTAAATATTTAGCGCCAATTGCTATTATCATTGTTTACTTGGATGTGCTCGGCATCATTTAA
- a CDS encoding DUF561 domain-containing protein, whose protein sequence is MIDVCELLQIDYPIIQGGMGNISNAQLTAAVSEAGGLGTIGCGTMPPDEVEKIILETKQRTNKNFAVNIAISVSPYTKELIDLVIQHNVPVVSLSAGNPAPLIPVLHDHGIKVITLVASVKHAQKAEAAGADILVAEGFEAAGINSSLELTTFALIPQIVKHVNVPVLAAGGIGDGKGLAAALMLGASGVQMGTRLIATKEAPFHEVYKNNLVQAGDTETTIFGRSVGRVRRILKTPYAKQLTEQEQAGMTLEQYAEWTSEEKHVKGAMEGDMEKGFINSGQIAGLIEDVPTVKELLERMVEEADEQLNRSAQELREVRSRAGK, encoded by the coding sequence ATGATAGACGTTTGTGAATTGCTCCAGATTGACTATCCCATTATTCAAGGGGGAATGGGCAATATTAGCAATGCTCAGTTGACGGCTGCTGTCTCAGAGGCGGGCGGGCTGGGCACGATTGGCTGTGGTACAATGCCCCCTGACGAAGTGGAAAAAATTATTCTAGAAACAAAGCAGCGCACAAATAAAAATTTTGCGGTGAATATCGCGATTAGCGTGTCGCCTTATACAAAGGAACTGATTGACCTGGTTATCCAGCATAACGTACCCGTTGTATCGTTGTCAGCTGGCAATCCGGCTCCGCTTATCCCGGTGCTGCATGACCATGGGATAAAAGTGATTACGCTTGTTGCATCTGTGAAGCATGCGCAAAAAGCAGAAGCGGCGGGAGCGGACATTCTTGTGGCAGAAGGCTTTGAAGCGGCAGGAATCAACTCTAGCCTCGAATTGACAACCTTTGCGCTCATTCCGCAAATTGTGAAGCATGTGAACGTGCCGGTGCTTGCGGCAGGAGGAATTGGCGACGGCAAAGGATTGGCGGCGGCTCTTATGCTTGGCGCGAGTGGTGTGCAAATGGGGACACGGCTTATTGCAACGAAGGAAGCGCCCTTTCATGAAGTATACAAGAACAATCTGGTGCAAGCAGGCGATACAGAGACAACGATTTTTGGACGCAGCGTAGGGCGGGTAAGACGGATTTTGAAAACACCTTATGCCAAGCAATTAACTGAGCAGGAGCAGGCGGGAATGACGCTTGAACAATACGCGGAATGGACGTCTGAAGAAAAGCATGTCAAAGGGGCGATGGAAGGCGATATGGAAAAAGGCTTTATTAATAGCGGCCAAATTGCAGGCCTGATTGAAGATGTTCCGACTGTAAAAGAATTGCTTGAAAGAATGGTGGAAGAGGCGGATGAACAGTTGAATCGCTCGGCGCAGGAACTAAGAGAAGTGAGGTCACGAGCGGGAAAATAA
- a CDS encoding gamma carbonic anhydrase family protein has protein sequence MIVTYNGKNPQLEENVFIAPGAYLIGDVHIGSESTIWFNAVLRGDEGTITIGKRCSVQDNSTIHLYEGAPVVVEDEVTVGHNVILHGCKIGKRSIVGMGSTILDHAEIGEECIIGANTLVPSGKKIPPRSLVVGSPGKVVRELSDKDFELIQLSIDTYVQKGYEFRETFKEK, from the coding sequence ATGATTGTTACATATAACGGAAAAAATCCGCAGCTCGAAGAAAACGTATTTATTGCACCTGGTGCTTATCTTATCGGAGATGTGCATATCGGTTCGGAATCAACCATTTGGTTTAATGCTGTACTGCGGGGGGATGAGGGCACCATCACGATCGGCAAGCGGTGCAGCGTTCAGGATAACTCAACGATTCACTTGTATGAAGGAGCGCCGGTAGTCGTTGAGGATGAAGTAACGGTCGGCCATAATGTTATTTTACACGGCTGCAAGATAGGAAAACGCTCCATTGTCGGCATGGGCTCAACCATTCTTGACCATGCAGAAATTGGAGAAGAGTGCATCATTGGCGCCAACACTTTAGTTCCAAGTGGCAAAAAGATTCCTCCCCGCTCGCTCGTCGTCGGTTCGCCCGGAAAGGTCGTTCGCGAACTAAGCGACAAGGATTTCGAGCTCATTCAGCTATCCATTGATACTTACGTCCAAAAAGGCTATGAATTCCGAGAGACTTTTAAAGAAAAGTAA
- the paaX gene encoding phenylacetic acid degradation operon negative regulatory protein PaaX: protein MANTQSMIFTIYGDYIRHYGNKIWIGSLIRVLKEFGHNEQSVRVAVSRMVKQGWIQSEKKGNKSYYFLTPRGEVRMEEAARRIFKLKAHEWDGKWRMLMYTIPEEKRQIRDELRKELLWSGFGSFSNGCWISPNDLEKEVKMLVEKYDISSYVDFFVADYKGPQEDRALVEKSWPLDEIEGKYEEFISTYSKRYIVHQSAMASGQMTDAECFVERTNLVHEYRKFLFTDPGLPKELLPSMWNGDHAALLFAQYYKLLAEPASRFFEEVFREDNDMRRKDKSYDAADHPYIVN, encoded by the coding sequence ATGGCGAATACACAATCAATGATCTTCACGATTTATGGCGATTACATTCGCCATTACGGCAATAAGATATGGATCGGCAGCTTAATCCGTGTATTGAAAGAATTTGGCCATAATGAGCAGTCCGTTCGTGTGGCCGTTTCACGAATGGTGAAGCAGGGGTGGATCCAATCGGAGAAGAAAGGAAATAAAAGCTATTATTTTCTGACACCACGTGGAGAAGTGCGCATGGAAGAAGCCGCCCGCCGGATTTTTAAATTAAAGGCGCACGAGTGGGATGGCAAATGGCGCATGCTGATGTATACCATTCCTGAGGAGAAACGGCAAATTCGCGATGAATTGCGCAAAGAGCTCTTGTGGAGCGGTTTCGGCAGCTTTTCCAACGGATGTTGGATTTCACCAAATGACCTTGAAAAAGAAGTGAAAATGCTTGTAGAGAAATACGATATTAGTTCCTATGTCGATTTCTTTGTCGCAGATTATAAAGGACCGCAGGAAGACCGTGCGCTTGTTGAAAAAAGCTGGCCGCTTGATGAAATTGAAGGTAAGTATGAAGAATTTATTTCTACATACAGCAAAAGATATATTGTTCATCAAAGTGCCATGGCAAGTGGACAAATGACCGATGCTGAGTGTTTTGTTGAGCGGACGAATCTTGTGCATGAATACCGCAAGTTTCTTTTTACCGATCCTGGGCTTCCGAAAGAACTGCTGCCGTCTATGTGGAATGGCGATCATGCGGCTCTTTTATTCGCTCAGTATTATAAATTGCTTGCTGAACCAGCCAGCCGGTTTTTCGAGGAAGTATTCCGTGAAGACAATGATATGCGCCGCAAGGACAAGTCGTATGACGCTGCTGATCATCCATATATCGTGAATTAA